A genomic segment from Paramixta manurensis encodes:
- the rnr gene encoding ribonuclease R, with product MSKDPFQEREAEKYENPIPSREFILAHLDKREKPASREELANELAISGEEQLEALRRRLRAMERDGQLVFTRRQCYALPERLDLLRGKVIGHRDGYGFLRIEGQKDDLYLSAEQMKLCMHGDVILAQPMGADRRGRREARVVRVLEPRNSQIVGRYFTDAGVGFVVPDDSRLSFDILIPPEAVMGARMGSVVVVELTQRPTRRTKAIGKVTEVLGDNMGTGLAVDMALRTHEIPHVWPPEVEKQIAKLSEEVPEAAKQGRVDLRKLPLVTIDGEDARDFDDAVYCEKKRGGGWRLWVAIADVSYYVRPGTALDNEAHNRGTSVYFPSQVVPMLPEVLSNGLCSLNPQVDRLCMVCEMTISSGGKLTGYKHYEAVMNSHARLTYTKVWNILQGNEELREQYRPLVKDLEELHRMYQVLEQAREQRGGISFETEEAKFIFNAERRIERVEQTVRNDAHKLIEECMILANIASARFVEKNNEPALFRDHDRPSDDSITSFRSVLNELGLTLPGGSKPQPIDYAALLEQIADRPDHEMLQTMLLRSMKQAVYDPENRGHFGLALASYAHFTSPIRRYPDLLLHRAIKYLLAKEQGTLTGNGTATGGYHYELNQMLQLGQHCSMAERRADEATRDVADWLKCDFMQDQVGNTFTGVISSVTGFGFFVRLNDLFIDGLVHVSTLDNDYYRFDAVGQRLIGESGGHTYRLGDTVEVRVDAVHMDERKIDFALISSQRKPRGAGKTERERTKKGPAKNAGKRRRDAGKKANFEPDAAFRSGANAPAVKKEKKAKKVSEKTRKIAAATKAKRATKKKKDTTA from the coding sequence ATGTCAAAAGATCCTTTTCAGGAACGAGAAGCTGAAAAATACGAAAACCCGATTCCCAGCCGGGAATTTATCCTGGCTCACTTAGATAAACGCGAAAAACCTGCCAGTCGCGAAGAGCTGGCAAATGAGCTGGCGATTAGCGGCGAAGAACAACTGGAAGCGCTACGCCGTCGTTTGCGGGCCATGGAGCGCGACGGTCAATTAGTATTTACCCGCCGTCAATGTTATGCCCTACCTGAACGCCTTGATTTACTGCGCGGCAAAGTGATTGGCCACCGCGATGGCTATGGTTTCTTGCGCATCGAAGGGCAGAAAGATGATCTTTACCTTTCAGCCGAGCAGATGAAACTGTGTATGCATGGCGATGTGATTCTTGCTCAACCGATGGGTGCCGATCGTCGGGGCCGCCGCGAGGCGCGTGTCGTTCGCGTGCTGGAGCCGCGGAATAGCCAAATCGTCGGGCGTTATTTTACCGACGCGGGCGTCGGGTTTGTGGTGCCTGACGATAGCCGTCTGAGTTTTGACATCCTGATCCCGCCAGAAGCGGTGATGGGCGCGCGTATGGGCTCGGTGGTGGTGGTTGAATTGACTCAGCGCCCAACCCGCCGTACCAAAGCGATTGGTAAAGTGACCGAGGTGCTTGGCGACAATATGGGCACCGGGTTGGCGGTGGACATGGCATTGCGTACCCATGAGATACCGCATGTTTGGCCACCAGAAGTAGAAAAACAGATAGCGAAGCTTAGCGAAGAGGTGCCGGAAGCGGCGAAGCAGGGGCGGGTGGATCTACGTAAACTGCCGTTGGTCACCATTGATGGTGAAGACGCTCGCGACTTTGATGATGCGGTTTACTGCGAGAAGAAACGCGGTGGCGGCTGGCGTCTATGGGTCGCGATTGCTGACGTTAGCTATTATGTCCGCCCCGGCACCGCGCTGGATAACGAAGCGCATAATCGCGGTACTTCGGTCTACTTTCCGTCGCAGGTGGTACCGATGCTACCGGAAGTGTTATCAAACGGTTTATGTTCTTTGAATCCGCAGGTTGATAGGTTGTGTATGGTCTGTGAGATGACCATTTCCTCCGGCGGTAAATTAACCGGTTATAAGCACTATGAAGCGGTGATGAATTCCCATGCGCGGCTGACTTATACCAAGGTATGGAACATCCTGCAGGGCAACGAAGAACTGCGTGAACAGTATCGTCCGTTGGTGAAGGATCTGGAAGAGTTACACCGAATGTATCAGGTGCTGGAACAGGCGCGCGAACAGCGTGGCGGTATCTCTTTCGAAACCGAAGAAGCGAAATTTATTTTTAACGCTGAACGCCGTATTGAACGCGTAGAACAAACGGTACGTAATGACGCGCATAAGCTAATTGAAGAGTGCATGATTCTGGCAAACATTGCCTCGGCGCGTTTTGTCGAGAAAAACAACGAGCCGGCCCTGTTCCGCGATCATGATCGCCCAAGCGACGATAGCATTACCAGTTTCCGCTCGGTGCTGAATGAACTTGGCCTTACGTTACCGGGCGGGAGTAAGCCGCAGCCAATTGATTACGCGGCGTTACTGGAACAAATTGCCGATCGTCCCGATCACGAGATGCTGCAAACCATGCTGCTGCGTTCCATGAAACAGGCGGTTTACGACCCGGAGAACCGCGGGCACTTTGGCCTGGCGCTGGCATCCTATGCGCATTTTACTTCGCCGATTCGTCGCTATCCGGATTTGCTGCTGCATCGTGCCATTAAGTATTTGTTGGCAAAAGAGCAAGGCACGCTAACCGGTAATGGAACCGCAACCGGTGGCTACCATTACGAGCTCAATCAGATGCTGCAATTGGGCCAGCACTGCTCAATGGCGGAGCGCCGTGCCGATGAAGCAACGCGTGATGTGGCAGATTGGCTGAAGTGCGATTTTATGCAGGACCAGGTCGGTAATACCTTTACCGGGGTGATTTCTAGCGTAACCGGCTTCGGTTTCTTTGTCCGTTTGAACGATCTGTTTATCGACGGGCTGGTGCATGTTTCCACGCTGGATAACGATTACTATCGTTTTGATGCGGTGGGGCAGCGTTTGATTGGTGAATCGGGCGGGCATACTTATCGTCTTGGCGATACGGTAGAAGTGCGGGTCGATGCCGTGCATATGGATGAGCGTAAAATTGATTTTGCGTTAATCTCAAGCCAGCGTAAACCGCGCGGTGCCGGTAAAACTGAGCGTGAACGGACGAAAAAAGGGCCAGCGAAAAATGCCGGTAAACGTCGCCGCGACGCCGGAAAAAAAGCCAATTTTGAACCGGACGCGGCATTCCGCAGCGGCGCAAACGCGCCGGCGGTAAAAAAAGAGAAAAAAGCCAAAAAAGTCTCGGAGAAAACCCGTAAAATCGCCGCGGCAACCAAAGCCAAACGCGCAACGAAGAAGAAAAAAGACACTACGGCATAG
- the hflC gene encoding protease modulator HflC produces MRKPLIVLLIVVLVGLYTSLFVVQEGQRGIVLRFGKVLRDDENKPLVYAPGLHFKIPFLESVKTLDARIQTMDNQADRFVTKEKKDLIVDSYIKWRISDFSRYYLATGGGDVSQAEVLLKRKFSDRLRSEIGRLDVKDIVTDSRGRLTTDVRDALNTGSAGRDDEVETPAADDAIASAAARVERETNSSEPAPNPNSMAALGIQVVDVRIKQINLPTEVSDAIYNRMRAEREAVARSQRSQGQEEAEKLRASADYEVTRTLAEAQRQALITRGEGDAESAKLFADAFSQDPDFYAFIRSLRAYENSFKSGQDVMVLSPDSDFFRYMKTPTNASR; encoded by the coding sequence ATGCGTAAGCCATTAATCGTATTATTAATTGTGGTGCTGGTGGGGCTTTACACGTCGTTATTTGTGGTGCAAGAAGGGCAGCGTGGAATTGTGCTGCGTTTCGGTAAAGTGCTGCGCGACGATGAAAATAAGCCGTTAGTGTATGCGCCAGGCCTGCACTTCAAAATCCCTTTTCTGGAGTCGGTGAAGACACTGGATGCCCGTATCCAAACTATGGATAACCAGGCCGATCGCTTTGTCACCAAAGAGAAAAAAGACCTGATCGTGGATTCGTATATCAAATGGCGTATCAGCGATTTTAGTCGTTATTATTTGGCGACCGGCGGCGGCGATGTTTCTCAGGCAGAAGTGCTGCTGAAACGCAAATTCAGTGACCGTCTGCGTTCTGAAATTGGCCGTTTGGATGTGAAGGATATTGTGACCGATTCGCGCGGTCGTTTAACGACCGATGTTCGCGATGCATTGAATACCGGTAGCGCCGGTCGTGACGACGAAGTGGAAACACCGGCAGCGGATGATGCTATCGCCAGCGCAGCGGCACGTGTTGAGCGTGAAACCAACAGTAGCGAACCGGCGCCAAATCCAAACAGCATGGCGGCATTAGGTATTCAGGTCGTGGATGTGCGGATTAAGCAGATCAACCTGCCAACTGAAGTGTCGGATGCGATTTATAATCGTATGCGCGCTGAGCGTGAAGCGGTGGCCCGTAGCCAGCGTTCTCAGGGGCAGGAGGAAGCGGAAAAACTGCGCGCCTCAGCGGATTACGAAGTAACCCGTACCCTGGCGGAGGCTCAGCGTCAGGCGTTGATTACGCGCGGTGAAGGCGATGCGGAATCTGCCAAACTGTTTGCCGATGCCTTTAGCCAAGATCCGGATTTCTATGCATTCATTCGTAGTCTGCGTGCCTACGAGAACAGCTTCAAATCTGGTCAGGATGTGATGGTATTAAGCCCGGATAGCGATTTTTTCCGCTATATGAAAACGCCGACTAACGCTTCGCGTTAA
- the hflX gene encoding ribosome rescue GTPase HflX — translation MFDRYDAGEQAVLVHIYFSQDKDTEDLQEFEALVSSAGVEALRVVTGSRKAPHPKYFVGEGKAVEIADAVKSSGASVVLFDHALTPAQERNLERLCECRVIDRTGLILDIFAQRARTHEGKLQVELAQLRHLATRLVRGWTHLERQKGGIGLRGPGETQLETDRRLLRNRISQILSRLERVEKQRDQGRQARAKADVPTVSLVGYTNAGKSTLFNCITAADVYAADQLFATLDPTLRRLDVADVGEVVLADTVGFIRHLPHDLVAAFKATLQETRQATLLLHVIDAADLRVDENIEAVDSVLEEIEADEIPTLLVMNKIDMLEGFEPRIDRNDENLPVRVWLSAQTGLGVSLLYQALTERLAGEIAQYDLRLPPEAGRLRSRFYQLQAIEQEWNEEDGSVGLHVRMPVVDWRRLCKQEPALVDYIYPK, via the coding sequence TTGTTTGACCGTTATGATGCCGGTGAGCAGGCCGTACTGGTACACATCTATTTCTCGCAAGACAAAGATACGGAAGACCTGCAAGAGTTTGAAGCGCTGGTCTCATCCGCTGGCGTCGAAGCGCTGCGCGTAGTCACAGGAAGCCGCAAAGCGCCACATCCCAAATATTTTGTCGGTGAAGGAAAGGCAGTTGAAATTGCCGATGCGGTAAAATCCAGCGGCGCATCGGTGGTGTTATTTGATCACGCCTTAACCCCGGCTCAAGAGCGTAATCTTGAGCGTCTGTGCGAGTGCCGGGTGATTGATCGCACCGGACTTATCCTTGATATTTTCGCTCAGCGCGCCCGTACCCACGAGGGTAAATTACAGGTCGAGCTGGCACAGTTGCGCCATCTTGCTACGCGCCTGGTGCGCGGATGGACGCACCTGGAACGTCAAAAAGGCGGTATTGGTTTACGCGGCCCCGGCGAAACGCAGCTTGAAACGGATCGCCGCTTACTGCGTAACCGTATCAGCCAAATTCTTTCCCGCCTGGAGCGCGTTGAAAAACAGCGCGATCAGGGACGGCAGGCGCGAGCTAAGGCTGATGTCCCTACGGTATCGCTGGTTGGTTATACCAACGCCGGTAAATCCACGCTGTTTAACTGTATTACCGCTGCGGATGTTTATGCGGCTGACCAACTGTTTGCAACTCTTGACCCCACGCTACGTCGTCTGGATGTGGCGGATGTGGGGGAAGTGGTGTTGGCCGATACGGTCGGTTTTATCCGTCACTTGCCGCATGATTTAGTGGCGGCGTTTAAAGCCACGTTACAAGAAACGCGGCAAGCAACGCTGCTATTGCATGTGATTGATGCCGCCGATCTGCGCGTTGATGAAAATATCGAAGCGGTAGATAGCGTGTTGGAAGAGATCGAGGCCGATGAGATTCCGACGCTGTTGGTGATGAATAAGATTGATATGTTGGAAGGGTTTGAGCCGCGTATTGATCGCAATGATGAAAATTTGCCGGTTCGCGTCTGGCTTTCTGCACAAACTGGTCTCGGTGTGTCGCTGTTATACCAGGCATTAACCGAACGTTTAGCGGGCGAAATTGCGCAGTATGATTTACGTCTACCGCCTGAAGCGGGGCGGCTTCGCAGCCGTTTTTATCAGCTTCAGGCGATAGAGCAAGAGTGGAATGAAGAAGATGGCAGCGTAGGGTTACACGTGCGTATGCCGGTTGTTGACTGGCGCCGTTTGTGTAAACAGGAACCGGCGCTGGTGGATTATATCTACCCGAAATAA
- a CDS encoding adenylosuccinate synthase yields the protein MGKNVVVLGTQWGDEGKGKIVDLLTERAKYVVRYQGGHNAGHTLVINGEKTVLHLIPSGILRENVISIIGNGVVLSPAALMKEMTGLEERGIPVRERLLLSEACPLILQYHVAMDLAREKARGAKAIGTTGRGIGPAYEDKVARRGLRVGDLFNKETFAVKLKEIVDFYNFQLVHYYKEEAVDYDTVLKDVMDIADILIGMVVDVSDLLDGARKRGDLVMFEGAQGTLLDIDHGTYPYVTSSNTTAGGVATGSGLGPRYVDYVLGIVKAYSTRVGAGPFPTELFDETGEFLCSKGNEFGATTGRRRRTGWLDAVAVRRAVQINSLSGFCMTKLDVLDGLQEVKICVAYRMPDGREVTTTPLAAEGWEGIEPIYETLPGWSESTFGVKTLEGLPQAARDYIKRVEEVTGVPVDIISTGPDRSETMILRDPFDA from the coding sequence ATGGGTAAGAACGTCGTCGTACTGGGCACCCAATGGGGTGACGAAGGTAAAGGTAAGATTGTTGACCTTCTGACTGAGCGCGCTAAATACGTTGTGCGCTATCAAGGTGGCCACAATGCGGGCCATACGCTAGTTATCAACGGTGAAAAAACCGTCCTCCACTTAATTCCTTCAGGTATCCTGCGTGAAAACGTCATCAGTATCATCGGTAACGGTGTGGTGCTGTCTCCGGCAGCGCTGATGAAAGAAATGACGGGGTTGGAAGAGCGTGGTATCCCGGTACGTGAACGTTTGTTGCTCTCTGAAGCTTGCCCGTTGATCCTGCAATATCATGTCGCAATGGATTTGGCGCGTGAAAAAGCGCGCGGCGCGAAAGCCATCGGCACCACGGGTCGTGGCATTGGCCCGGCTTATGAAGATAAAGTCGCCCGTCGCGGTCTGCGCGTAGGGGATTTGTTTAATAAAGAGACTTTCGCCGTTAAGCTGAAAGAGATTGTGGATTTCTACAACTTTCAGTTGGTGCACTACTACAAAGAAGAGGCGGTGGATTACGATACCGTACTCAAAGACGTTATGGATATCGCAGATATCCTGATCGGGATGGTGGTTGATGTTTCGGACCTGCTGGACGGCGCGCGTAAGCGTGGTGATCTGGTGATGTTCGAAGGTGCGCAAGGAACGTTGCTGGATATCGACCATGGGACTTATCCGTACGTGACCTCCTCTAACACCACCGCGGGTGGCGTGGCGACCGGTTCAGGTTTAGGGCCGCGTTATGTTGACTATGTGTTGGGTATTGTGAAGGCTTACTCAACCCGCGTTGGCGCAGGGCCGTTCCCGACCGAGTTGTTTGATGAAACCGGCGAGTTCTTATGCTCGAAAGGTAACGAGTTTGGCGCAACCACCGGGCGTCGTCGTCGTACTGGCTGGCTGGATGCCGTAGCGGTCCGCCGTGCGGTGCAAATCAACTCCTTATCCGGTTTTTGCATGACCAAGTTAGATGTGTTGGACGGTCTGCAAGAAGTTAAAATCTGTGTCGCCTATCGCATGCCGGATGGTCGTGAAGTCACCACCACGCCGCTGGCGGCAGAAGGATGGGAAGGCATTGAGCCAATTTATGAAACCCTGCCGGGCTGGAGTGAAAGTACTTTTGGCGTGAAAACGCTGGAGGGTTTGCCGCAGGCTGCGCGTGATTATATTAAGCGAGTAGAGGAAGTCACGGGTGTACCGGTCGATATTATTTCTACCGGGCCGGACCGTAGTGAAACCATGATCTTACGCGACCCGTTTGACGCGTAA
- a CDS encoding S66 family peptidase — protein MTIRCAPPLQPGDTIALFSPSSPATAFAPNRYTRAKHFIHAQGYQIKEGKLTGKSAGWRSGTIKQRADEFNQLLHDPNVRCIMSTIGGNNTNAILPYIDYQQLVADPKIIVGYSDVTALLLAIYQKTGLITFYGPAMVASFGELPPLVDWTYDYFSSLVNGKATPPFPLETPQQWAEERLDWETQSRAKTLLPNTCRFYGAGKVTGRLIGGNLNTLYGIWGSEYMPEIVAGDILLIEDSLKDVAELEREYAHLALCGVFDKVSAIILGKHELFDDLASGQTQLETLREVLDGRNIPIVADYDCGHTHPMITLPLGVTAEIDFTAERVSLISPWLA, from the coding sequence ATGACGATACGTTGTGCCCCACCACTGCAACCTGGCGATACCATCGCCCTATTTTCCCCCTCGTCACCCGCCACCGCTTTCGCCCCCAATCGATATACCCGCGCCAAACACTTTATTCACGCGCAGGGTTATCAAATTAAAGAAGGGAAATTAACCGGGAAAAGCGCGGGCTGGCGTTCAGGAACCATTAAACAGCGCGCCGATGAGTTCAACCAACTACTGCACGATCCGAATGTTAGATGCATTATGTCGACCATCGGTGGTAACAATACCAATGCGATACTGCCTTATATTGACTACCAACAGTTAGTAGCCGATCCCAAAATAATCGTTGGCTATTCAGACGTCACCGCCTTGCTACTGGCTATTTATCAAAAAACCGGATTAATCACTTTTTATGGCCCGGCGATGGTGGCGTCTTTTGGCGAGCTGCCGCCGCTGGTCGATTGGACTTACGATTATTTTTCATCCCTCGTTAACGGGAAAGCGACACCGCCTTTCCCGTTGGAGACTCCCCAACAATGGGCAGAGGAACGGCTTGATTGGGAAACGCAGTCACGCGCCAAAACATTGCTGCCAAATACTTGTCGCTTTTACGGAGCGGGAAAGGTTACCGGACGGCTGATCGGCGGCAATCTCAATACGCTCTATGGGATTTGGGGCTCAGAATATATGCCAGAAATTGTAGCCGGCGATATTCTGCTGATTGAAGACAGTTTGAAAGATGTCGCAGAGCTGGAAAGGGAATATGCCCACCTGGCTCTCTGTGGTGTGTTTGACAAAGTTTCTGCCATTATTCTCGGCAAGCATGAATTGTTTGATGACTTGGCAAGCGGGCAAACGCAACTGGAGACGTTACGCGAAGTGTTGGATGGCAGGAATATCCCTATCGTCGCGGATTATGACTGCGGCCATACGCATCCAATGATAACGCTGCCGTTGGGCGTAACCGCTGAGATTGATTTTACCGCCGAGCGTGTTTCATTAATCTCACCCTGGCTGGCGTAG
- the hfq gene encoding RNA chaperone Hfq, which translates to MAKGQSLQDPFLNALRRERVPVSIYLVNGIKLQGQIESFDQFVILLKNTVSQMVYKHAISTVVPSRPVSHHSNNAGGGSNNYHHGGTNPAASSQPQQDGDNAE; encoded by the coding sequence ATGGCTAAGGGGCAATCATTACAAGATCCGTTCTTGAACGCGCTGCGTCGTGAACGTGTTCCGGTTTCGATTTATTTGGTGAATGGTATCAAACTGCAGGGTCAGATTGAGTCTTTCGATCAGTTTGTCATTTTGTTGAAAAACACGGTTAGCCAGATGGTGTATAAGCACGCGATCTCGACCGTGGTTCCGTCCCGTCCTGTCTCCCACCATAGCAATAATGCGGGTGGCGGTAGCAATAACTATCATCACGGCGGTACTAACCCGGCAGCGTCATCGCAGCCGCAACAAGACGGTGATAACGCTGAATAA
- a CDS encoding DUF2065 family protein, with amino-acid sequence MNTTILMALALVLVLEGLGPMLLPRIWRRMILSMAQLPDKLLHRFGGGLVVAGVVIYYMLSAHSGS; translated from the coding sequence ATGAATACAACCATCTTGATGGCGTTGGCATTAGTGTTAGTGCTTGAAGGCTTAGGGCCGATGCTATTGCCGCGTATCTGGCGTCGAATGATCCTTTCGATGGCGCAACTGCCGGATAAGTTACTTCACCGTTTTGGCGGCGGTCTGGTGGTCGCCGGGGTGGTGATTTACTACATGTTGAGTGCGCATAGCGGCAGTTAG
- the nsrR gene encoding nitric oxide-sensing transcriptional repressor NsrR, which translates to MQLTSFTDYGLRALIYMASLPAGKMTSITEVTETYGVSRNHMVKIINQLSRLGYIAAVRGKNGGIRLGKPAEEIIVGQVVRDMEPLQLVNCDQCSITPACRLKIALSKAIQHFLQELDNYTLADLVEDNHPLYTLLLIDSPVRNGR; encoded by the coding sequence GTGCAGCTGACAAGTTTTACCGATTATGGCTTACGCGCGCTGATCTATATGGCGTCACTACCCGCCGGGAAAATGACCAGTATTACCGAGGTCACTGAAACCTATGGCGTATCGCGTAATCATATGGTGAAAATTATTAACCAACTAAGCCGCCTCGGGTATATCGCTGCGGTGCGCGGAAAAAATGGCGGTATCCGCCTTGGAAAACCGGCGGAAGAAATCATAGTGGGCCAAGTGGTTCGTGATATGGAACCGCTGCAACTGGTTAATTGTGACCAATGTTCGATTACGCCTGCCTGTCGTCTGAAAATAGCGTTAAGCAAGGCCATACAACATTTTCTTCAGGAACTCGATAACTATACCCTCGCCGACCTGGTGGAAGATAACCATCCGCTTTATACCTTACTGCTGATTGATAGCCCCGTGCGCAACGGCAGATGA
- the hflK gene encoding FtsH protease activity modulator HflK: MAWNQPGKNGQDRDPWGSSNNQGGNSGGNKGGRDQGPPDLDDIFRKLSKKLGGLGGGKNNDNNGGQRSSGTGGKLAGIVVVAAVVIWAASGFYTIKEAERGVVTRFGKFSHLVEPGLNWKPTFIDRVRAVNVEAVRELAASGVMLTSDENVVRVEMNVQYRVTDPARYLFAVTSADDSLSQATDSALRGVIGRSSMDRILTEGRTVIRSETQREIESTIRPYDMGITVLDVNFQAARPPEEVKAAFDDAIAARENREQYVREAEAYANEVQPRANGQAQRILEESRAYKARTVLEAQGEVARFAKILPEYKAAPEITRERLYIETMERVLSHTRKVLVNDKSNNLMVLPLDQLLRSSKPTASARNAQDNSGNDDLMRLPPSSASNSNASSSSSFSPDDIMDQRRANAQRNDTQREGRE; the protein is encoded by the coding sequence ATGGCGTGGAATCAGCCCGGCAAGAACGGACAGGACCGCGACCCGTGGGGAAGCAGCAATAATCAAGGCGGCAACTCTGGGGGAAATAAAGGAGGCCGTGATCAGGGACCTCCGGATCTTGATGATATCTTCCGTAAGCTGAGTAAAAAACTTGGCGGACTGGGCGGTGGCAAGAATAACGATAACAATGGCGGTCAGCGCTCATCCGGCACCGGTGGCAAACTGGCAGGTATTGTGGTGGTTGCTGCGGTAGTAATTTGGGCAGCGAGCGGTTTTTACACCATTAAAGAGGCCGAGCGCGGCGTGGTAACCCGCTTTGGGAAATTTAGCCATTTGGTTGAGCCTGGTCTGAACTGGAAGCCGACTTTCATTGATAGAGTTCGTGCGGTGAACGTTGAAGCGGTGCGCGAATTAGCCGCCAGCGGTGTGATGCTGACTTCGGATGAGAACGTGGTGCGTGTCGAAATGAACGTGCAGTACCGCGTGACCGATCCGGCACGCTACTTGTTTGCCGTGACCAGCGCCGACGATAGTCTGAGCCAGGCCACCGACAGCGCGTTGCGCGGTGTCATTGGTCGCTCCAGCATGGATCGTATTTTAACCGAAGGGCGTACCGTTATTCGTAGCGAAACCCAGCGTGAGATTGAAAGCACCATCCGTCCGTATGATATGGGGATTACCGTGCTGGACGTCAACTTCCAGGCTGCCCGGCCGCCGGAAGAGGTAAAAGCCGCCTTTGATGACGCGATTGCCGCGCGAGAAAACCGCGAGCAGTACGTGCGCGAAGCGGAAGCCTACGCTAACGAAGTCCAGCCACGTGCTAACGGTCAGGCCCAGCGTATTTTGGAAGAGAGCCGTGCGTATAAAGCCCGCACGGTGCTGGAAGCGCAAGGTGAGGTTGCGCGTTTCGCCAAAATCCTGCCTGAATATAAAGCCGCGCCGGAAATTACCCGTGAGCGTCTGTATATCGAAACCATGGAGCGCGTGTTGAGCCATACACGTAAAGTCCTGGTTAATGATAAGAGTAACAATCTGATGGTATTGCCGCTGGATCAGTTGCTGCGTAGCAGTAAACCGACGGCTTCCGCGCGCAATGCGCAGGATAATAGCGGGAATGATGACTTAATGCGTTTACCGCCGTCTTCCGCCAGCAACTCTAACGCCAGCAGTAGTTCGTCATTCAGTCCGGATGACATTATGGACCAGCGTCGGGCGAATGCTCAGCGCAATGACACTCAGCGCGAAGGGAGAGAGTAA
- the rlmB gene encoding 23S rRNA (guanosine(2251)-2'-O)-methyltransferase RlmB, which translates to MSEIIFGIHAVKALLERDPQRFLEVFILKGRDDRRLQPLIAALEAQGIVIQVANRQWLDSKVEGAVHQGIVARVKPGRQYQENDLPDLLTSVEQPFLLILDGVTDPHNLGACLRSADAAGVHAVIVPRDRSAQLNATAKKVASGAAENVPLIRVTNLARTMRLLQEANVWIVGTAGEADHDLYHSKMTGPMALVMGAEGEGMRRLTREHCDELISIPMAGSVSSLNVSVATGICLFEAVRQRGL; encoded by the coding sequence ATGAGTGAAATTATTTTTGGTATCCATGCCGTTAAGGCGCTGTTAGAGCGCGATCCGCAACGTTTCTTAGAGGTGTTTATCCTCAAAGGGCGCGACGATCGTCGCCTGCAACCGCTGATAGCGGCACTGGAGGCGCAAGGGATCGTGATCCAGGTTGCGAATCGGCAATGGCTGGATAGCAAAGTAGAGGGCGCGGTGCATCAAGGGATCGTCGCGCGCGTGAAACCAGGCCGTCAGTACCAGGAAAACGATCTGCCAGATCTGTTGACCAGCGTGGAGCAGCCTTTTCTGCTGATCCTGGATGGCGTCACCGATCCGCATAACTTGGGTGCTTGCCTGCGCAGCGCTGATGCCGCGGGCGTGCATGCGGTGATTGTCCCGCGTGATCGTTCCGCGCAGTTGAACGCCACGGCGAAAAAAGTCGCCAGCGGCGCGGCGGAAAACGTGCCGCTGATTCGGGTGACCAATCTGGCGCGCACTATGCGTCTGTTGCAAGAAGCCAATGTCTGGATCGTCGGGACCGCAGGCGAGGCCGATCATGACCTTTACCACAGCAAAATGACCGGCCCGATGGCGCTGGTGATGGGCGCAGAAGGGGAAGGGATGCGTCGGTTGACCCGTGAACACTGTGATGAGCTAATCAGCATTCCAATGGCTGGCAGCGTCTCCTCACTGAATGTGTCGGTGGCGACGGGTATCTGCTTGTTTGAGGCCGTCAGGCAGCGCGGATTGTAA